Proteins encoded in a region of the Rutidosis leptorrhynchoides isolate AG116_Rl617_1_P2 chromosome 9, CSIRO_AGI_Rlap_v1, whole genome shotgun sequence genome:
- the LOC139869032 gene encoding probable arabinosyltransferase ARAD1 — MAGGRQYSSSSTNPNFTRSQFLLIIITLTCFFLIFHIFTTSPPTKSISYSHTSIPNQPFLNPNVQYSFVNSLQQFLNKPRIPRSRDDTVGDPVSDDEQWEVRKLDDLIWRTETARVYSDESKLLPVRVYVYEMPVKFTYDMLSLYLNTYRETVNLTSNGSPVHRLIEQHSVDYWLWADLIAPESERKVKSVVRVHNQEDADLFYVPFFTTISYFLLEKQQCKTLYREALKWVTEQPAWKRSEGRDHIFPIHHPWSFKSVRKFFKNAIWLLPDMDSTGNWYKPGQVSLEKDLILPYVPNLDLCDAKCLSESASRRTTLLYFRGRLKRNAGGKIRSKLGSAIGDADDVIIEEGSIGEAGKIAAQSGMPKSVFCLSPAGDTPSSARLFDAIVSGCIPVIVSDELELPFEGILDYRKISIFVSSSDAVQPGWLFSYLRSIKPSQIKEMQDNLAKYVKHFLYSHPAQPLGPEDLVWRMMAGKLVNIKLHIRRSQRVVKESRSICMCDCRRPNVTSPLPQ; from the exons ATGGCTGGTGGTAGACAATATTCATCTTCTTCAACGAACCCTAATTTCACCAGATCTCAATTCCTCCTAATCATCATcacactcacttgtttcttcctcattTTCCACATCTTCACCACTTCACCTCCTACTAAATCCATCTCCTACTCGCACACTTCAATCCCAAACCAACCGTTTCTAAACCCTAACGTTCAATACTCGTTCGTCAATTCACTCCAACAGTTTTTGAATAAACCTAGAATTCCGAGATCACGTGACGATACTGTCGGTGATCCGGTTAGTGATGATGAGCAATGGGAAGTTAGGAAACTAGATGATTTGATTTGGAGAACGGAAACTGCTAGGGTTTATAGTGATGAAAGTAAGTTGTTGCCTGTTAGGGTTTATGTCTATGAGATGCCGGTTAAGTTTACTTATGACATGCTTTCACTGTATCTAAATACGTATAGAGAGACGGTTAACCTTACTTCTAATGGTAGTCCAGTTCACCGGCTTATTGAACAG CACTCTGTTGACTACTGGCTGTGGGCGGATTTAATTGCTCCAGAGTCAGAAAGGAAAGTGAAAAGTGTTGTACGAGTCCATAATCAGGAGGATGCTGATCTCTTTTATGTTCCTTTTTTCACAACAATTAGTTACTTCTTATTGGAGAAACAGCAATGCAAAACGCTTTACAGG GAAGCATTGAAGTGGGTTACTGAGCAGCCTGCATGGAAGCGGTCCGAGGGAAGAGATCACATATTTCCAATTCATCATCCGTGGTCTTTTAAGTCTGTTCGCAAATTTTTCAAAAATGCAATATGGTTGTTACCAGATATGGACTCCACAGGGAACTG GTACAAGCCTGGCCAAGTTTCACTAGAAAAAGATTTGATACTTCCTTATGTTCCTAATCTTGATTTATGTGATGCCAAATGCTTATCAGAAAGTGCTTCAAGGAGAACCACACTGCTATACTTTCGAGGGAGGCTAAAGAGAAACGCT GGAGGAAAAATACGTTCTAAACTTGGGTCAGCAATTGGTGATGCTGATGATGTCATCATTGAAGAGGGGAGTATTGGAGAGGCAGGAAAAATAGCCGCACAAAGTGGCATGCCCAA ATCTGTGTTTTGCCTGAGTCCAGCTGGTGATACACCATCATCTGCTAGATTGTTTGATGCCATTGTTAGTGGTTGCATACCTGTTATAGTTAGTGATGAACTTGAGCTTCCTTTTGAAGGAATACTTGATTATCGTAAG ATCTCTATATTTGTTTCTTCAAGTGATGCTGTGCAGCCAGGTTggcttttttcatacctgagaagtaTCAAACCTAGTCAGATAAAAGAAATGCAAGATAACTTAGCCAAG TACGTGAAGCATTTCTTGTATTCCCATCCTGCTCAACCGTTGGGGCCAGAAGACTTGGTTTGGAGAATG ATGGCTGGTAAACTAGTGAACATCAAGCTTCACATACGGAGGTCACAACGTGTAGTAAAAGAGTCAAGAAGTATCTGCATGTGTGACTGCAGACGTCCCAATGTTACTAGCCCACTGCCTCAATGA